CCCGTGTTCTTGATCGCAGCGCTGACCCGATCCCGTGCCTCTTTCACAGCAGCATCCGGCAAACCGACCACATTAAACTGGTGCAGACCCTTGGTCAGGACGTCGGCCTCAATCTCGACCAAAACCCCGTCGAGTCCAACTGTGGCACCAGAATACACTTTAGCGGACATAGGCAAAGACTTTAGGCATCATCCCGAGAGTAGTAACGAGGAGCAGCGCGACCCCGAGAAAAAGCATCATATCAGCCAAATTGAAACTTGGGAAGAACGGGAGGGCGATGTAGTCCGTGACACAACCATGGACACTCCGGTCAATCGCATTTACGGCCCCCCCGATGAATATGGTCATCCACGCGAGACAATCGATCAATGCAGACCGAGTCCAAGCCTGATAGCCCGCGATACAAAGGAGGAGCGTGATACTGAGCCACAGAATGGACGACGGGATAGCGAGCCCGAGTCCGATACCAGTATTACAGACCATGTGGGGCCAAGCGATAAGTCCAGAACGTAGCTCCCAGTCTACCACAGCCAAAAAAACAAAAAACCCGAGGAAGGAATACACCGTCTTCGGGTGAGAAATGATCATACTGATTGGCTGCTTCTAAGCGTCGACGAGCGTTCGGGCCGCCGGATAGGCTTCCAAGCGTTCAACTGGGATATCCTGTCCGGTCTTCTCACACACGCCATACGTTCCCGCATCCATCTTGGCAAGCGCAGCGCTCACTTCCTTAAGTTCGGTCTCGAGTGTTCCTTCAACAGCGAGCTTATCGGCGTAGTCCTCGACTTCAGTCGCATTCTCATCCGTATCCGTCCCGATATTCTCGAACTGCGTCTCATATTCCCCCGCCACACCCGTAGGCTTGGCTAGTCGCCCAAGCTCACTCTCAAGGCGCTCCTTTTCAGCCAGCAATTTTTCTTTCAGACGGTCGATAGTGGTTGTGTCCAAGGCCATAAGCATTCTATTTAAGATAGTTCTAGTATAGATGATCGAAGAAACCCTGTCTACGAAAGAAAAACGTGATCCAAATGCCTGATTTCCGGTTCGCAGTCCGGAGCGAATGTAACCGCCACCACATCAAACGAATACTCACGCTCTTCGAGTCGGCGCTCCTTCAAGTACACACTTGCCGCCTTTTCCATTTTGCGAAGTTTGGCCCGAGTGACCTGCCATTCCGGCAGGCGCTCTTCTCGCCCGGCGAGGATGAAGGCCGCTTTGACCTCGACAAAGACTATTTCCCCTTGCTTCTCAGCCACGATATCGATCTCGCCCAACCTGAGCCCCCGCGTATTGGCGTAATTCCGCTCCCGAATGCGATAGCCATTAGCCTCGAGATACTCAGCCGCAGCGTCTTCCCCGGCTTGGCCAATATTCTGAGTTTCCATTTGTGACTGAATCAAAGCTATTTCAGTACAACATAGCGAAAAATACCTCATTTGGCAAACAAAAAACGGCCTATCAAGCCATTCTCTCCATTTTCTCCCCTCTTTCTCTCCCGACACCAGTATTGTTGGTGCCGGGCGCTTGCCCGTAGACGCCGAATATATAAATATGTGGCCGTAACAAGCGCCCAGCGTGCGTGTGCCCAACATGTAGGCCGATAATGAAACGCTCGGGTGAGAAGCATTTGATTATACAAGCTTGCATGTGGTTTGATGCCCACGCGGTTTTAGGATATTTTCTGGTATTATCCTGATCTTTCACCGTTCTTTGGCTGTGCCTTAACAACTTTTAAAGGTACATGAGTACTTAACGTACTTCTTCTTTTTTGCTTTGTGTTTTTGTTTCAAAGTCGAGATATATTATATTTCCTCGAATTTGTGTGTTTGTTTTAGCGGCGCGCTCCAGACCAGATTAGGAGCTGTTGGTGACGATGCACCGAACGGTTAAACAGTGAAAGACTTCTCGGCCTCAAAAAAACTTGCGGAAGAGAGGTCTTTCGCTGTTCAGATCATATTTTCAAGTAACTTTTTCACTTCGACAAATCAATTATAGCAGAAAAATATGCTCGAGTCAATTCACTCAGTGAATAATACCTTGCTTGCGCAATAATTCTTTTACTTGGAAATAAAAAGACTCATCCTGTGATGAGCCTAACAAAAAAATAAGTGTTTGACTTTCAGAAAAGCATCTCTACAAACCTGTTTTATCCAGTACAGCGCGGAGTGAGTCCTTGCTGGTCCCGATAATCCACTGCCGCCCCCTGACCGCATAGTCGACCGAGAGGCCGAGTGAGGCATCAACATTCGTAAAACGGACGGGGCGCTCCAAATACGTGCCATCCCGGAAGATAAGATTGTTCTTGGGCGCCGTCGTGACATCGAGGAACAGCGGTTCGATCGCCTGAGCGAGTTTTGACTCATTCAAGAGTAGTTTGGCAGCAAAGGCCGGCTCATCCTTCACATAGACGAGGAGAGCCAGGCGGGGACGGCCATTATCTATGGTGACATAAAGGGAGAAGGGCTCATCAAGGGTACCCAATAATTCCGCCGGCAGATTGAGCTTCGCCAGATAGGCGAACCTAGTGAAAGCGAGCGGGTTCAGCTTCTGATCACGGATGAGAAATTCAATGGCACCAGGAAGATTGTCCTTTTTGATGGTCTGAGCC
This is a stretch of genomic DNA from Candidatus Moraniibacteriota bacterium. It encodes these proteins:
- a CDS encoding TraR/DksA C4-type zinc finger protein encodes the protein MLMALDTTTIDRLKEKLLAEKERLESELGRLAKPTGVAGEYETQFENIGTDTDENATEVEDYADKLAVEGTLETELKEVSAALAKMDAGTYGVCEKTGQDIPVERLEAYPAARTLVDA
- a CDS encoding signal peptidase II, whose amino-acid sequence is MIISHPKTVYSFLGFFVFLAVVDWELRSGLIAWPHMVCNTGIGLGLAIPSSILWLSITLLLCIAGYQAWTRSALIDCLAWMTIFIGGAVNAIDRSVHGCVTDYIALPFFPSFNLADMMLFLGVALLLVTTLGMMPKVFAYVR
- a CDS encoding YraN family protein, with product MIQSQMETQNIGQAGEDAAAEYLEANGYRIRERNYANTRGLRLGEIDIVAEKQGEIVFVEVKAAFILAGREERLPEWQVTRAKLRKMEKAASVYLKERRLEEREYSFDVVAVTFAPDCEPEIRHLDHVFLS